A portion of the Oscillatoria sp. FACHB-1406 genome contains these proteins:
- a CDS encoding circadian clock protein KaiA: MSDSQHNPEPLSSSTSHSPLAIYACVETPSLAESLKKYLASDRYTPNWLQSSPSLHEAIASLNDRIDCLIVERSPNLLAELETLYASGILLPVVLLESELSNFERYTYHTAEVSHSVATLDRLSQAIDRAIAQFLTLAPPHPSLPPTPNPTLANSLLLQQRRLSEKLQERLGYLGLYYQRNPQDFWPNLSDDEQKAIFQALSAEYREILLGYFSEVSDINQTIDRFVTQAFFADLSISQVLEIHMELIDEFSQQLKLEGRSEEILLDYRLTLIDVIAHLCEMYRRSIPREDLLLAWYARD; encoded by the coding sequence ATGTCAGACAGCCAGCATAACCCCGAGCCGCTTTCTAGCTCTACTTCCCACTCGCCCTTAGCGATTTACGCTTGCGTTGAAACTCCATCGCTCGCTGAATCTTTAAAGAAATATCTTGCCAGCGATCGCTATACTCCAAACTGGCTTCAGTCCTCTCCATCGTTACACGAAGCGATCGCGTCCTTAAACGATCGCATCGACTGTCTGATTGTCGAACGCTCTCCTAACCTACTCGCGGAGCTCGAGACGCTGTACGCTAGCGGAATTTTACTTCCAGTCGTCTTGCTGGAGTCAGAACTCTCCAACTTCGAGCGCTACACCTATCATACCGCCGAAGTTTCTCATTCGGTTGCCACCCTCGATCGCCTCTCCCAAGCCATCGATCGCGCGATCGCGCAATTTTTAACCCTCGCCCCTCCCCACCCCTCTCTCCCGCCCACCCCCAACCCCACCCTCGCCAATTCTCTATTGCTTCAGCAGCGCCGCCTCTCGGAAAAACTTCAAGAAAGACTCGGATACCTAGGGCTTTACTACCAGCGCAATCCTCAAGATTTTTGGCCCAATCTCTCCGATGACGAGCAAAAGGCCATATTCCAAGCACTCTCAGCGGAGTATCGGGAAATCTTGCTCGGTTACTTCAGCGAGGTTTCTGACATCAATCAAACCATCGATCGCTTCGTTACCCAAGCTTTTTTTGCCGATCTTTCCATCTCCCAGGTTTTAGAAATTCATATGGAGCTAATTGATGAATTTTCTCAGCAACTTAAGCTCGAAGGACGCAGCGAAGAAATTTTGCTAGACTACCGACTGACCTTGATCGATGTCATCGCTCATTTGTGCGAAATGTATCGCCGTTCGATTCCCCGCGAAGATTTACTACTAGCCTGGTATGCCAGAGACTAA
- the kaiB gene encoding circadian clock protein KaiB, whose protein sequence is MSAPKKTYVLKLYVAGNTPNSARALKTLKSILEQDFQGVYALKVIDVLKNPQLAEEDKILATPTLSKVLPPPVRKIIGDLSDREKVLIGLDLLYEEIDNLS, encoded by the coding sequence ATGAGTGCGCCGAAGAAAACCTACGTTCTCAAGCTCTATGTGGCTGGCAATACGCCTAACTCAGCTAGAGCCTTAAAAACGCTGAAAAGTATTCTCGAGCAAGACTTCCAAGGCGTGTATGCGCTGAAAGTGATCGATGTTCTGAAAAATCCTCAACTCGCTGAAGAAGATAAAATTCTTGCTACTCCAACCTTGTCTAAAGTTCTACCACCCCCCGTTCGGAAAATCATTGGCGACCTATCCGATCGAGAAAAAGTTTTGATCGGTCTCGATTTACTGTACGAAGAAATCGATAATTTATCCTAA
- the kaiC gene encoding circadian clock protein KaiC, which translates to MNQPNLKETSDKELPPRGVQKLRTMIEGFDEITHGGMPIGRTTLASGTAGTGKTLLAIQFLVHGIEHLDESGIFVTFEEAPIDIIINATSFGWDLQKLLDEGKLFILDASPDPEGQEVVGNFDLSALIERIQYAIRKYKAKRISIDSITAIFQQYEGASVVRREIFRLIARLKQIGVTSIMTAERVEEYGQVARYGVEEFVSDNVIILRNVLEGERRRRTIEILKLRGTTHMKGEYPFTITNGGMSIFPLGAMRLTQKSSNTRISSGVKTLDEMCGGGFFKDSIILATGATGSGKTLLVSKFLEEGCKQGEKSILFAYEESRAQLSRNANSWGVSFEEMEEKGLLKLLCSYPESAGLEDHLQIIKSEIAQFKPSRIAIDSLSALARGVTNNSFRQFVIGVTGYAKQEEITGFFTNTTDQFMGSHSITESHISTITDTIIMLQYVEIRGEMSRALNVFKMRGSWHDKGIREYQISSEGPDIKDSFRNYERIISGSPTRIAIDEKSELSRIARGVRDKINE; encoded by the coding sequence ATGAATCAACCGAATCTTAAGGAAACAAGCGACAAAGAATTACCGCCTAGAGGAGTTCAAAAACTCCGCACCATGATTGAAGGTTTCGACGAAATCACGCATGGGGGGATGCCAATCGGACGAACGACTTTAGCCAGCGGGACAGCGGGAACGGGAAAAACCCTACTCGCGATTCAGTTTCTCGTTCACGGAATCGAACATCTCGACGAATCCGGTATTTTTGTTACCTTTGAAGAAGCACCCATTGATATCATTATTAATGCCACCAGCTTCGGTTGGGACTTACAAAAACTGCTCGACGAAGGGAAGTTATTTATCCTCGACGCTTCCCCCGATCCTGAAGGTCAAGAAGTTGTGGGAAATTTCGATCTCTCCGCTTTAATCGAGCGAATTCAATACGCCATTCGTAAGTATAAAGCCAAACGGATTTCGATCGATTCAATAACGGCAATTTTTCAGCAATACGAAGGCGCTTCTGTGGTTCGGCGCGAAATTTTTCGCCTTATTGCTCGTCTCAAGCAAATTGGCGTAACCTCGATCATGACAGCCGAACGGGTTGAAGAATACGGTCAAGTCGCGCGTTATGGTGTTGAAGAATTTGTATCGGATAATGTCATTATCTTGCGTAACGTTTTAGAAGGCGAACGGCGGCGACGAACAATTGAAATATTGAAGTTGCGCGGCACGACCCATATGAAAGGAGAATATCCGTTTACGATTACGAATGGTGGAATGAGTATTTTCCCATTAGGCGCGATGCGTCTGACGCAAAAATCCTCAAATACTCGCATTTCTTCGGGCGTTAAAACTCTCGATGAAATGTGCGGAGGAGGGTTCTTTAAAGATTCGATTATTCTGGCGACGGGAGCAACCGGTTCGGGTAAAACTTTGTTGGTGAGTAAGTTTCTTGAGGAAGGTTGCAAACAAGGTGAAAAATCAATTTTATTTGCTTATGAAGAATCTCGCGCTCAACTTTCGCGTAATGCCAACTCCTGGGGCGTAAGCTTCGAGGAAATGGAAGAAAAAGGGCTATTAAAACTGCTTTGTTCCTATCCCGAATCGGCGGGGCTAGAAGATCACTTACAGATCATTAAATCGGAAATCGCTCAATTTAAGCCTTCTCGGATTGCGATCGATTCGTTATCTGCGCTGGCACGCGGCGTGACGAATAATTCATTTCGGCAGTTTGTGATTGGCGTAACCGGCTATGCCAAGCAAGAAGAAATTACTGGATTTTTCACCAACACAACCGACCAATTTATGGGGTCGCACTCGATTACTGAATCGCATATTTCGACGATCACCGATACAATTATTATGCTACAATATGTAGAAATTCGCGGTGAAATGTCGAGGGCGCTAAATGTCTTTAAAATGCGCGGTTCTTGGCACGATAAAGGAATTCGAGAATATCAAATTAGCTCGGAAGGACCGGATATTAAAGATTCGTTCCGCAACTACGAACGAATTATCAGCGGCTCGCCAACCCGTATTGCGATCGATGAGAAATCAGAACTATCTCGCATTGCTCGGGGGGTAAGAGATAAGATTAATGAATGA
- the yqeK gene encoding bis(5'-nucleosyl)-tetraphosphatase (symmetrical) YqeK, with translation MKGELSDERRQEVIAWLRDRVPEARVRHILGVEQLAGELAQHHGLDVERAKIAGLMHDLAKYFPPRELLARAETAGIEIDSVCLANPHLLHADASAMVAREQFGIEDRAILEAIANHTLGRPEMSPLSCIIFVADAAEPSRGTSSALEILRRVSWENLYESVGRASDCSLQHLLERRYLIHPRTILTRNWAIARSQAVRKLRKKTD, from the coding sequence ATGAAAGGTGAATTGAGCGACGAACGGCGGCAGGAGGTGATTGCTTGGTTGCGCGATCGCGTTCCGGAAGCAAGAGTGCGCCATATTCTCGGAGTCGAGCAGTTAGCGGGAGAGTTGGCGCAACATCACGGACTCGATGTAGAGCGGGCAAAAATAGCGGGTTTGATGCACGATTTAGCCAAGTATTTTCCGCCCCGAGAGTTGCTCGCTCGGGCAGAAACAGCGGGGATTGAAATCGATTCGGTTTGCCTTGCGAATCCCCACTTGCTTCATGCTGATGCGAGCGCAATGGTCGCCAGAGAACAGTTCGGGATTGAAGATCGAGCAATTTTAGAGGCGATCGCCAATCATACGCTCGGCAGACCGGAAATGAGTCCCTTAAGTTGTATTATATTTGTAGCAGATGCGGCGGAGCCGAGTCGCGGCACGTCCTCAGCACTCGAAATCCTGCGCCGCGTCAGTTGGGAGAACCTCTATGAAAGCGTCGGGCGTGCCAGCGATTGTTCGCTGCAACATTTGCTCGAACGGCGGTATTTAATTCATCCGCGCACGATTTTAACTCGGAACTGGGCAATAGCGCGATCGCAAGCAGTCCGAAAGTTAAGAAAAAAAACAGATTAG
- the rsfS gene encoding ribosome silencing factor, whose amino-acid sequence MNERYDLERRSSVAHQDRAQDADASLQLAWTIVQAADDRKAADLVLLKVTNVCYMTDYFAIATGYSKTQVRAIADAIEEKVEQQYHKKPLRIEGKAEGTWILIDYGDAIAHIMLPTEREFYNLEAFWGHAERLELPLRLLKEE is encoded by the coding sequence ATGAACGAACGATACGATTTAGAGCGTCGATCCTCAGTCGCCCATCAAGACCGGGCGCAAGACGCAGACGCATCTCTCCAACTCGCTTGGACAATCGTGCAAGCCGCTGACGATCGCAAAGCTGCCGATCTGGTCTTGCTGAAAGTCACCAACGTCTGTTACATGACGGATTATTTCGCGATCGCGACTGGGTATTCTAAAACCCAAGTTCGCGCCATTGCCGACGCGATCGAAGAAAAAGTCGAACAGCAATACCACAAAAAGCCGCTGCGCATTGAAGGAAAAGCGGAAGGTACGTGGATACTCATCGACTACGGCGACGCGATCGCGCATATCATGTTGCCAACAGAGCGCGAATTCTATAACCTCGAAGCCTTCTGGGGACACGCAGAACGCCTCGAATTGCCCCTGCGCCTGCTAAAAGAAGAATAA
- a CDS encoding CGLD27 family protein, producing MTHKLPLSVCPVPSDQQPVNEYEQLRESSLFRWTTLDGFAYARKLFWVWLWGWIVTGPIAAASFAPARFPLQFALCASGGALILVVLLLVRFYLGWSYVRDRLSQDTIFYEESGWYDGQTWQKPPEMVARDRLIVTYQIQPILDRLKQSLGAIALALGIGSLAWLAL from the coding sequence ATGACCCACAAACTTCCCTTGTCGGTTTGCCCCGTTCCCAGCGACCAGCAACCCGTCAACGAATACGAACAACTGCGGGAATCTTCCCTATTTCGCTGGACGACCTTAGACGGTTTTGCCTACGCGCGCAAATTGTTCTGGGTTTGGCTTTGGGGATGGATTGTTACCGGGCCAATTGCGGCGGCGAGTTTCGCTCCCGCTCGCTTCCCCTTGCAGTTTGCCCTCTGTGCTAGCGGCGGGGCGCTGATTTTAGTCGTATTGCTGTTAGTGCGATTTTACCTGGGCTGGTCTTACGTGCGCGATCGCCTCAGCCAAGATACAATCTTCTACGAAGAGTCCGGCTGGTACGATGGGCAAACTTGGCAGAAACCACCGGAAATGGTGGCTCGCGATCGCCTCATCGTCACCTACCAAATTCAACCCATCCTCGATCGCCTCAAGCAAAGCCTGGGCGCGATTGCTCTGGCTTTAGGGATCGGCAGCTTAGCTTGGTTGGCCCTCTAA
- a CDS encoding asparaginase gives MTRGKRTHAPDLEIRLLREGITESTHYVTAVVCDSRGRQLSAAGNAQNSTFIRSSLKPFQALAVTSTGTLERFGLNDKDLAIICSSHHGTIEQARQVFRILWRCDIEPSALQCPIPGEGKTRLQHNCSGKHAGMLAVCRQRGWPLETYLRRSHPVQQLIVSKVGELLGMPGDEFIRARDDCGAPTYAMRLEQMATLYARLASGNNLDLERIVRAMVYNPVSVAGEGGFDTELMQLSGGELVSKSGAEGIQCIGRIGEGMGLAIKVLDGAKRAKYAAAIQILRQLGWLDPSKAEALAEKFMNQGECKRLEAVGELPFL, from the coding sequence ATGACGAGGGGAAAACGCACGCACGCACCCGATCTAGAAATTCGCCTACTCCGCGAAGGCATTACCGAATCAACCCATTATGTGACTGCTGTCGTTTGCGATAGCCGAGGTCGCCAGCTTTCTGCGGCTGGCAACGCCCAAAACTCCACCTTTATCCGCTCCTCCCTCAAACCCTTTCAAGCCCTCGCCGTTACCAGTACCGGCACTCTCGAACGCTTCGGTCTTAACGACAAAGACCTCGCCATTATTTGCAGTTCTCACCACGGCACCATCGAACAAGCGCGCCAAGTCTTTCGCATCCTCTGGCGCTGCGATATCGAGCCGAGCGCCTTGCAATGCCCAATTCCGGGAGAAGGCAAAACCCGCTTGCAACACAACTGCTCCGGCAAACACGCCGGAATGCTTGCCGTTTGCCGCCAGCGGGGGTGGCCCCTCGAAACTTACCTGCGACGCTCTCACCCCGTTCAACAACTGATTGTTAGTAAAGTTGGAGAACTGTTAGGGATGCCGGGAGATGAATTCATTCGCGCTCGGGATGACTGCGGCGCTCCCACTTATGCCATGCGTTTGGAGCAAATGGCGACGCTTTACGCCCGCCTCGCTTCGGGGAACAATCTCGATTTAGAGCGCATCGTCCGCGCGATGGTTTACAATCCGGTTTCCGTCGCTGGCGAAGGCGGCTTCGATACCGAATTGATGCAGTTGAGCGGAGGCGAATTGGTCAGCAAATCCGGCGCAGAAGGGATTCAATGTATCGGTCGCATCGGCGAAGGGATGGGATTGGCGATTAAAGTCTTGGATGGGGCAAAACGCGCTAAGTACGCGGCGGCGATTCAAATTCTCCGACAACTCGGTTGGTTAGATCCCTCTAAGGCAGAAGCACTCGCCGAAAAGTTTATGAATCAGGGGGAATGCAAGCGTTTGGAAGCGGTTGGCGAACTGCCTTTTTTATGA
- a CDS encoding EVE domain-containing protein: MTDWLLKSEPQTYSIHDLERDGTTVWDGVRNYQARNFLRQMQPGDRVFFYHSNITTPAIVGLARVIRSNFADPTQFDPNSAYFDPKATPEAPRWNAVEVEFVKIFSQPLSLSRLKAQFEATELLLVRPGNRLSVMPVAEKVAREILKNSE, encoded by the coding sequence TTGACTGACTGGCTGCTCAAATCCGAACCCCAAACTTACAGTATCCACGACCTGGAACGCGACGGGACAACCGTTTGGGATGGCGTTCGCAACTATCAAGCCCGTAATTTTTTGCGGCAAATGCAACCGGGCGATCGCGTCTTTTTCTACCATTCCAACATTACAACCCCCGCAATTGTCGGACTCGCGCGCGTCATTCGCAGCAATTTTGCCGATCCTACCCAATTTGACCCCAATAGCGCCTATTTTGACCCTAAAGCTACCCCCGAAGCGCCGCGTTGGAATGCAGTTGAGGTCGAATTTGTCAAGATATTTTCTCAGCCTTTATCCCTGTCGCGTTTAAAAGCCCAATTCGAGGCAACAGAACTTCTTTTAGTCCGCCCCGGCAATCGTTTGTCCGTAATGCCGGTAGCGGAAAAAGTTGCCCGAGAAATCCTCAAAAATAGCGAGTGA
- a CDS encoding Tab2/Atab2 family RNA-binding protein, with the protein MGKTIWELDFYSRPIFDENQKKMWEVLICESPLDVTRSPDSLFRYAEYVDSAEVNSLRLRQALENAIAQAPAPPNKIRFFRRQMNNMILKACEDADIPAAPSRRTYVLDRWLEDRLANFYPQQPGYDPAAARAANVQFPASTVIPLPETVKGDKTDKWSFVSLEAAAFEDMSEWDIAFGEAFPVEMMDVAPDARIPGFIVYSPRAMPMAAWMSDLEMSFLQFEAGNLPKLRLETGASDSWSLANLTTPQTVAEGEGFEIAKAKANGIHFFAIQSNPASESFAGFWLMKSS; encoded by the coding sequence ATGGGAAAGACCATTTGGGAACTCGATTTTTACTCGCGTCCGATCTTCGACGAAAACCAAAAAAAAATGTGGGAGGTCTTAATTTGCGAAAGTCCACTCGATGTGACGCGATCGCCAGATTCCCTATTTCGCTATGCCGAATATGTTGATAGTGCTGAGGTGAACTCGCTCCGCCTGCGTCAAGCGCTAGAAAATGCGATCGCGCAAGCACCCGCGCCGCCCAATAAAATCCGCTTCTTTCGCCGCCAGATGAATAACATGATTCTCAAAGCGTGCGAAGATGCCGATATTCCGGCCGCCCCCAGCCGTCGGACTTATGTCCTCGATCGCTGGCTAGAAGACAGATTGGCAAATTTTTACCCCCAACAACCGGGATACGATCCCGCTGCCGCCCGAGCGGCTAACGTTCAATTTCCTGCTTCTACCGTCATTCCCCTTCCCGAGACGGTTAAAGGCGACAAAACCGATAAATGGAGTTTCGTCAGCTTAGAAGCCGCCGCTTTTGAAGACATGAGCGAGTGGGACATTGCTTTTGGCGAAGCCTTTCCTGTCGAAATGATGGACGTTGCGCCGGACGCTCGCATCCCCGGATTCATTGTTTACTCGCCTCGGGCGATGCCAATGGCTGCCTGGATGTCCGATTTAGAAATGTCGTTCCTGCAATTTGAGGCGGGAAATCTGCCCAAACTTCGGCTGGAAACTGGCGCGAGCGACAGTTGGAGTTTAGCGAATCTAACAACGCCTCAAACCGTCGCGGAAGGAGAAGGATTTGAAATCGCAAAAGCCAAAGCCAACGGCATTCATTTTTTCGCTATCCAATCGAATCCCGCATCGGAATCCTTTGCCGGATTTTGGCTAATGAAGTCAAGTTAA
- a CDS encoding metallopeptidase TldD-related protein: MTKHYPEHRQAEDLAAQLLDLAARAGAERAEVYHSQALSRPVFFEANRLKQLEISESEGTALRIWRSGCPGLAVAYGQVDLQALVEKAIALSHLTTPETPEMVEGETHIFPDLGEEMAVEELVKLGRDAIAHLRERYPEVLCGAELECERETTTLINSRGLYCQYTDITLSCFLGAEWVRGEDFLGIYESQEIRGQLNLVPMVRSMLTRLDWAARNTKSLSGRIPILFTNNAAPLLWETVSEALSGKLIAEGASPWTERQDESVIADCLTLRQKPTEGPYSCPFDDEGTLTQSFALIEGGKMKQAYCDRATGRLLGIPSTGNGFRPSLGRYPTPELINLAIDPGRGSLENLIASIDRGILVDRVLGDGADISGDFSVNIDLGYRIENGAIVGRVKDTMVAGNVYTALKQVIALGGDAVWNSACYTPSILVSGLSVVGGS; this comes from the coding sequence ATGACCAAACATTATCCCGAACATCGGCAAGCAGAAGACCTCGCCGCACAACTGCTGGATTTAGCAGCTAGAGCGGGAGCAGAACGGGCTGAAGTTTACCACTCGCAAGCTCTCTCGCGTCCGGTGTTTTTTGAGGCTAATCGGCTCAAACAACTCGAAATTTCTGAGTCGGAAGGAACGGCGCTGAGGATTTGGCGCTCTGGTTGTCCGGGGTTAGCGGTGGCTTACGGACAAGTAGATTTGCAAGCGTTAGTGGAAAAAGCGATTGCGCTTTCTCACCTCACTACCCCCGAAACACCGGAAATGGTCGAAGGGGAAACCCACATTTTTCCCGATTTGGGCGAAGAAATGGCGGTGGAAGAGTTGGTTAAACTCGGACGCGATGCGATCGCTCATTTGCGGGAACGCTATCCAGAAGTCCTCTGCGGCGCGGAATTGGAGTGCGAGCGCGAAACCACGACGCTGATTAATTCTCGCGGCCTTTACTGCCAATATACCGATATTACCCTCAGTTGTTTTTTAGGCGCGGAATGGGTGCGGGGCGAAGATTTCCTCGGGATCTACGAATCTCAGGAAATTCGCGGTCAACTGAATTTAGTGCCGATGGTGCGATCGATGTTAACGCGCTTGGATTGGGCTGCCCGGAATACAAAATCGCTTTCCGGACGCATCCCCATCCTTTTTACTAACAACGCCGCGCCTTTACTCTGGGAAACTGTTTCCGAAGCCCTCAGCGGCAAACTTATCGCTGAAGGCGCTTCGCCCTGGACGGAACGGCAAGATGAATCCGTCATTGCTGACTGTCTTACCCTGCGTCAGAAGCCGACAGAAGGCCCCTATAGCTGTCCTTTTGATGACGAAGGAACCCTGACGCAATCTTTTGCCCTGATTGAGGGGGGCAAAATGAAACAAGCGTACTGCGATCGCGCGACGGGTCGTCTCCTCGGCATTCCCAGCACGGGTAACGGTTTTCGTCCCAGTTTGGGGCGCTATCCGACCCCCGAACTGATTAACCTCGCGATCGATCCCGGACGGGGCAGCCTTGAAAACTTAATTGCATCCATCGATCGAGGAATTTTAGTCGATCGCGTCCTTGGGGATGGGGCCGATATTTCTGGCGATTTCTCCGTCAATATCGATCTCGGCTATCGTATCGAAAACGGCGCGATTGTCGGCAGGGTCAAAGATACAATGGTCGCCGGGAATGTCTATACTGCCCTCAAGCAAGTGATTGCCCTCGGAGGCGATGCCGTTTGGAATAGTGCTTGTTATACTCCTTCCATTCTCGTTAGCGGCTTATCTGTTGTGGGCGGAAGTTAA
- a CDS encoding CP12 domain-containing protein, with amino-acid sequence MRASDIMTTDVVTIRGSALVTEAIKLMKERGLRSLIVERRTEQDAYGIVTETDVIYKVTAYGIDPKTVRVYEIMTKPCITVNPELEVEYVARLFANTRIRRAPVIQDKLLGVISVTDILRKGDFVEQPKEVIIENDIQQARENARAVCAEKGPTSPECAAAWDIVEEMQADAAHRRAKKMDKSYFDEYCEDNPDALEARVYDT; translated from the coding sequence ATGAGAGCCTCGGATATTATGACGACCGATGTCGTCACCATTCGCGGATCGGCGCTCGTGACGGAAGCCATTAAGTTAATGAAAGAGCGCGGCTTGCGATCGCTAATTGTCGAACGTCGTACCGAACAGGATGCTTACGGAATTGTTACTGAAACCGATGTTATCTACAAAGTAACAGCTTACGGAATCGATCCGAAGACGGTACGAGTCTACGAAATCATGACTAAGCCCTGCATCACCGTCAATCCAGAACTCGAGGTGGAATATGTGGCGCGCTTATTTGCTAATACTCGCATCCGCCGCGCTCCTGTCATTCAAGACAAGCTTTTAGGGGTAATTTCTGTCACCGATATTCTCCGTAAAGGAGATTTTGTCGAGCAACCGAAAGAAGTGATTATTGAAAACGATATCCAACAAGCCCGAGAAAATGCTCGCGCGGTTTGTGCTGAAAAAGGCCCCACTTCGCCCGAATGTGCTGCGGCTTGGGACATTGTTGAAGAGATGCAAGCAGATGCGGCTCATCGCCGAGCAAAAAAGATGGATAAAAGTTATTTTGACGAATACTGTGAAGATAACCCCGACGCTTTAGAAGCTCGCGTTTACGATACCTAG
- a CDS encoding NAD-dependent epimerase/dehydratase family protein, producing MRILIMGGTRFIGVALTEKLLEAGHEVVLFNRGNKPIPEGTTQINGDRTDATQLKEKLTNESFDVVFDNNGRELSDTQPLVEIFGDRVQHFIYVSSAGVYLKSEQMPHREGDPVDPKSRHKGKHETESYLATAGIPWTSIRPTYIYGPQNYNDLEAWFFDRIVRDRAIPIPGNGAHFTQFGHVRDLAAAMVAVLGNEKAIAQIYNISGDRYVTFDGLARACATAAGKSPDAIKLVHYDPKQFDFGKRKAFPLRVQHFFADVHKAMDELNWQPEFDLVSGLKDSFQNDYLSSGRDRAEIDFSLDDEILDRA from the coding sequence ATGCGGATTTTAATAATGGGGGGAACGCGCTTTATTGGGGTGGCGCTGACTGAGAAATTGCTGGAAGCCGGACATGAGGTGGTGCTATTTAACCGAGGCAATAAACCCATCCCAGAAGGAACGACGCAAATTAATGGCGATCGCACCGATGCTACTCAACTGAAAGAAAAGTTGACAAATGAATCGTTTGATGTTGTCTTTGATAATAACGGCAGAGAGCTAAGCGATACGCAGCCGTTGGTCGAGATTTTTGGCGATCGCGTCCAGCATTTTATCTACGTCAGTTCGGCGGGAGTTTACCTCAAATCCGAGCAAATGCCCCATCGCGAAGGCGATCCTGTCGATCCGAAAAGTCGCCACAAAGGGAAACACGAAACCGAAAGCTATCTGGCTACCGCCGGGATTCCTTGGACTTCAATTCGGCCGACGTATATTTACGGCCCTCAAAATTATAACGACTTGGAAGCCTGGTTTTTCGATCGCATCGTCCGCGATCGCGCCATCCCCATTCCCGGAAACGGCGCGCATTTCACCCAATTCGGTCATGTACGGGACTTAGCGGCAGCAATGGTGGCAGTTTTGGGCAACGAAAAAGCGATCGCTCAGATTTATAATATATCCGGCGATCGCTACGTCACCTTCGACGGTTTAGCGCGCGCCTGCGCCACCGCCGCCGGGAAATCCCCCGATGCCATAAAACTGGTGCATTACGACCCCAAACAGTTTGACTTTGGCAAGCGCAAAGCCTTCCCCCTGCGCGTACAGCACTTTTTCGCCGACGTGCATAAAGCAATGGACGAATTGAACTGGCAGCCGGAATTCGATCTCGTTTCGGGGTTAAAAGATTCCTTCCAAAACGATTATCTCAGCAGTGGACGCGATCGCGCCGAGATTGACTTTTCCCTCGACGACGAAATTCTCGATCGAGCTTAA